The following coding sequences are from one Prochlorococcus sp. MIT 1314 window:
- a CDS encoding N-acetylneuraminate synthase family protein, with protein sequence MTYRIIFEIANNHQGRLSHFEGILKDITSSINSYCDYFDFIVKFQFRDIPSFIDKTIDPNSNKHIPRFLETQLSDEDWKSIFELVHKNNLKVMVTPFDEASVAKAINYGVDELKIASCSSTEWSLIEACTLTKKPLTISTAGRNLNEIDNIYSYLSRKMPNKFTIMHCCGIYPAPLKNLNLSFIPKMIKRYPLASIGYSGHEDPHNHNISSLAIALGAISLERHVGKVNEEKNIKINAYSVDSKEISNWLESLKQTIDSLGSLKTDNYYCENEASALESLQRGVFTRKKIRKGEVLNLSNCEFKFPIQKGQISAAELTSIDNKFIAKQDLNEGLRLNRDLTLNSVSENVFLKNYIHKIRGLINEYCEYIPNEVEVEISHHYGIDKIFDYGCCIINIINRSYCKKLILMTKGQNHPTQYHLVKEETFRILHGEIELILDGNSRILKKGDEALVRSSIKHSFNAISDCIIEELSTTSIKEDSYYSDKKISDLPREHRKSIHSLNHGKY encoded by the coding sequence TTGACTTACAGAATTATTTTTGAAATAGCCAACAATCATCAAGGTAGATTAAGTCATTTTGAGGGGATTCTGAAGGATATTACATCATCAATCAATTCTTATTGTGATTATTTTGATTTCATTGTGAAGTTTCAATTCAGAGATATTCCATCATTTATTGACAAAACGATTGATCCCAACTCTAACAAACATATCCCAAGATTTCTTGAAACCCAATTAAGTGATGAGGATTGGAAAAGTATTTTTGAATTAGTACACAAAAACAATCTAAAAGTAATGGTTACTCCATTTGATGAAGCTTCTGTAGCCAAAGCTATAAATTATGGAGTTGACGAGCTTAAGATAGCATCATGCTCTTCAACTGAATGGAGCTTAATAGAAGCCTGCACTTTAACAAAAAAACCTTTAACCATATCAACCGCTGGAAGAAACTTAAATGAGATTGATAATATTTATTCTTATTTATCCAGAAAAATGCCAAATAAATTCACTATCATGCATTGTTGCGGGATTTATCCAGCTCCATTAAAGAATCTTAACTTGAGTTTTATTCCTAAAATGATAAAAAGATATCCTTTGGCATCTATAGGTTATTCAGGCCATGAAGATCCTCATAATCACAATATCTCCTCATTAGCTATAGCATTAGGAGCAATTTCTCTAGAAAGACATGTTGGGAAAGTAAATGAAGAAAAAAATATCAAAATAAATGCCTACAGTGTAGATAGTAAAGAAATATCAAATTGGCTTGAATCTCTTAAACAAACTATTGATTCTTTAGGATCTCTTAAAACAGATAACTACTACTGTGAAAATGAAGCTAGTGCATTGGAATCTCTTCAAAGGGGTGTTTTTACACGAAAAAAAATAAGAAAAGGAGAAGTACTAAACCTTAGCAATTGTGAATTTAAGTTCCCTATTCAAAAAGGCCAAATTTCGGCCGCTGAATTAACTTCAATTGATAATAAATTTATAGCAAAACAAGACTTAAATGAAGGCTTAAGACTAAATAGAGATCTAACTTTAAATTCAGTTTCTGAAAATGTTTTTTTAAAAAACTATATTCATAAAATCAGGGGACTTATTAATGAATATTGTGAATATATACCAAATGAAGTAGAAGTAGAAATATCACATCATTATGGTATTGATAAAATTTTTGATTACGGTTGTTGCATCATCAATATTATTAATAGGAGTTATTGTAAAAAGCTAATATTAATGACTAAAGGACAAAATCACCCTACTCAATATCACCTAGTAAAAGAAGAGACCTTCAGGATACTTCATGGAGAAATTGAATTAATTTTAGATGGCAATTCAAGAATTCTCAAGAAAGGCGACGAGGCTTTAGTTAGATCAAGTATAAAACATTCATTTAATGCTATTTCTGATTGCATAATCGAAGAATTATCCACAACAAGCATTAAAGAAGATTCATACTACTCAGATAAAAAGATTAGTGATCTTCCCAGGGAGCATAGAAAAAGTATTCATAGCCTTAACCATGGTAAATATTAA
- a CDS encoding class I SAM-dependent methyltransferase, whose translation MISYEDYAKYLSKKSFKGRLYKKFWLHKILSRNLKGKILDIGCGIGNFLEDNIEAIGVDINPYTVEICLKKNLNAKLIKQDKLPFEENSFDSCLLDNVMEHIENPDKLILEIKRILKKNGILLIGVPGIKGFLGDNDHKVNYSDNELINKLAKFGFNLSKRFYAPLPISKLTFILKQHCRYFIFKNESHI comes from the coding sequence ATGATTAGCTACGAAGACTATGCAAAATACCTATCAAAAAAAAGTTTTAAAGGTAGGCTTTATAAAAAATTTTGGCTTCATAAAATTTTATCTCGTAACTTGAAAGGAAAAATATTGGATATTGGATGTGGAATTGGTAATTTTTTAGAAGATAACATAGAAGCTATTGGGGTTGATATCAACCCATATACAGTAGAAATTTGTTTGAAAAAAAATTTAAATGCTAAATTAATAAAACAAGATAAGCTGCCTTTTGAGGAAAATAGTTTTGATAGCTGTTTACTTGACAATGTTATGGAGCATATAGAAAATCCAGATAAATTAATACTTGAAATTAAAAGAATATTGAAAAAAAATGGGATCTTACTAATAGGGGTTCCAGGAATAAAGGGTTTCTTGGGTGATAACGATCATAAGGTAAATTATTCAGACAATGAATTAATTAATAAGTTGGCAAAATTTGGATTCAATTTATCTAAAAGATTTTATGCACCTTTACCTATTTCTAAATTAACTTTTATACTCAAACAGCATTGTCGTTATTTTATATTCAAAAATGAAAGTCACATTTAA
- a CDS encoding glycosyltransferase gives MKKFFIILPQDNLSGPIKGAVALANFLVNFIPTTIIFLRKARGLNIPLNNKVKVIYLNKVNFFSKVKKIQSIYFKNGIKENNISLSMCFSADLVNIFMNNFSITITSIRGNLIKNYLYNYKIFGFFLACIHLSMMRFHSLRIAMNRTMFSQVKFFSKKDVEIINNFIDEDVIKKYLNRPMQYNGVYKFCFVGLLTKRKGIESLIDAAHKIKNINYEIIIIGTGPLLKRMQNKVRNLHLENKIKFIGHKTYPYKYMSETHVMVLPSFSEGTSRAVLESLYMGIPCVLRNVDSNKDIINNDSNNVVLFDNDNELSIAMINLAQKSINRKVYNNLLPSNFSQNYCGNKYLNLINGIK, from the coding sequence ATGAAGAAATTTTTTATAATTTTACCTCAAGATAACTTATCAGGACCAATAAAAGGTGCTGTCGCTCTAGCTAATTTTTTAGTTAACTTTATACCTACAACAATAATATTTTTAAGAAAAGCTAGAGGTCTAAATATACCCTTAAATAATAAAGTCAAAGTTATCTATTTAAATAAAGTAAACTTTTTTTCCAAGGTAAAGAAGATTCAATCTATTTATTTTAAAAATGGTATTAAGGAAAATAATATTTCATTATCGATGTGCTTTTCCGCTGATTTAGTAAATATATTTATGAATAATTTTTCAATCACTATTACTAGTATAAGAGGAAATCTGATTAAAAATTATCTTTACAACTACAAGATTTTTGGTTTTTTCTTGGCATGTATTCATTTATCTATGATGAGATTTCATAGTTTAAGAATCGCAATGAATAGAACAATGTTTTCTCAAGTAAAATTTTTTAGTAAAAAAGATGTTGAAATAATTAATAATTTTATTGATGAGGATGTTATAAAGAAATATCTCAACAGACCTATGCAATATAATGGTGTATACAAGTTTTGCTTTGTTGGGTTACTTACAAAAAGAAAAGGTATAGAGTCTTTAATTGATGCCGCACATAAAATAAAGAATATAAACTATGAAATAATTATTATAGGTACCGGACCATTATTAAAAAGAATGCAAAATAAAGTCAGGAATCTTCATTTAGAGAATAAAATTAAATTTATTGGACATAAAACTTATCCTTATAAATACATGTCTGAGACTCATGTTATGGTGTTACCATCTTTTTCTGAAGGCACTTCTCGAGCTGTATTAGAAAGTTTGTATATGGGGATACCTTGTGTACTTAGGAATGTGGATAGTAATAAGGATATTATTAATAATGATAGTAATAATGTAGTTTTGTTTGATAATGATAATGAGTTATCGATAGCAATGATAAATTTGGCTCAAAAATCCATTAATAGAAAAGTTTATAATAATTTATTGCCATCAAATTTTTCCCAGAACTACTGTGGTAATAAATATTTAAATCTTATAAATGGTATAAAATGA
- a CDS encoding MraY family glycosyltransferase: MYIYFFALSFISSFISLPFVKSIGHDLNIIDIPNKRKQHKIKLTRFGGISIFFGLFLPLIIKYILDIDIIDFQNEKFLLPFIVSISAFFCLGIVEDIYVLKPLVKLIFQILIAMYSFFNGIRIHNIDISFLGLTSNTIDFGVILSFIITLIWIVGITNAFNWLDGLDGLLSGITIIYCLALIFLNKDVNLFLSFISLSLIGSCIGFLRYNFYPAKMLMGDSGSFLLGSFLGLSSLIVFGNNVDKTSLNLPILFYLYPIADMVSVLISRLSKGNSLLLPDRSHLHYRLNDLGFSHKKTVLFVYAITILSVSLFIFMI; this comes from the coding sequence GATTTAAATATTATTGATATACCAAACAAAAGGAAGCAACACAAAATTAAGCTCACTAGATTTGGTGGAATCTCTATATTTTTTGGATTGTTTTTACCATTAATTATTAAATATATTTTGGATATTGATATTATTGATTTTCAGAATGAAAAATTCTTGTTGCCTTTTATTGTATCTATAAGTGCTTTTTTTTGCTTAGGTATTGTTGAAGATATTTATGTATTAAAGCCTTTAGTAAAGCTTATTTTTCAAATTTTAATTGCGATGTATTCTTTTTTTAATGGAATAAGAATACATAATATTGATATTTCTTTCTTAGGTTTAACTTCAAACACTATTGATTTTGGCGTGATATTAAGCTTTATAATTACACTAATATGGATAGTAGGGATTACAAATGCATTTAATTGGCTTGATGGCTTAGATGGCTTACTATCAGGCATAACCATAATATATTGTTTGGCTTTAATATTTCTCAATAAAGATGTGAATTTGTTTTTAAGTTTTATTTCCCTTTCTTTAATAGGTTCATGTATTGGATTCCTTCGGTATAATTTCTACCCAGCAAAAATGCTTATGGGTGACTCGGGCTCATTTTTATTAGGATCATTTTTAGGATTATCATCCTTAATTGTTTTTGGTAATAATGTAGACAAAACTTCATTGAATTTGCCCATTTTATTTTATTTATATCCGATAGCTGATATGGTTTCGGTTTTAATTTCAAGATTAAGCAAAGGAAATTCGCTTTTGCTCCCTGATAGGTCTCATTTACACTACAGATTAAATGATTTAGGTTTTTCTCATAAAAAAACAGTTTTATTTGTTTACGCAATAACTATTTTAAGTGTTTCTCTTTTTATCTTTATGATTTAA